A single region of the Thermotoga profunda AZM34c06 genome encodes:
- the amrB gene encoding AmmeMemoRadiSam system protein B: MKRSPVVAGSFYPGSVARLKSNIEECFLSPLGPGYIPDKSVKSLEKNLAIIVPHAGYIYSGPVAAHAYAEAAKFGKPELVVLVGPNHTGFGSQVGVWDQGEWLTPFGSLEISTDAAQKFLKNCDEALVDYEAHMNEHSLEVQLPFLQYLFGEFKILPISVFPIFINVCQKIATGLDEIARQYPSTLFVFSTDLNHYESAEITKRKDEMAIEKIAEKDPLGLYTVVAKHKITMCGLSSIAALLFMKHFDKPKLLKHATSGDVTKDTAQVVGYASFICEPA, encoded by the coding sequence ATGAAAAGATCTCCTGTGGTAGCTGGCAGTTTTTATCCCGGATCAGTTGCCAGATTGAAATCGAATATCGAAGAGTGCTTTTTATCACCACTCGGTCCTGGCTATATCCCAGATAAAAGTGTTAAATCACTTGAGAAAAATCTGGCGATAATTGTACCGCATGCAGGCTATATCTACAGTGGACCAGTTGCGGCACATGCCTATGCCGAGGCCGCAAAATTTGGAAAGCCAGAACTCGTAGTCCTGGTTGGTCCCAACCACACTGGTTTTGGCTCACAGGTGGGTGTTTGGGACCAAGGTGAATGGTTGACTCCGTTCGGATCTTTGGAAATCTCTACAGATGCGGCACAAAAATTCTTGAAAAACTGTGATGAAGCTCTCGTAGATTATGAAGCACATATGAACGAACACTCACTTGAAGTACAATTACCATTTTTACAATATTTGTTTGGAGAATTCAAAATACTTCCTATCTCTGTTTTTCCAATATTCATAAATGTCTGTCAAAAAATAGCGACTGGCTTGGACGAAATCGCCAGACAATATCCATCAACTCTGTTTGTGTTTTCTACGGATCTCAATCACTATGAAAGTGCCGAAATAACAAAAAGAAAAGATGAAATGGCAATAGAAAAGATAGCTGAAAAGGATCCACTTGGTCTTTACACAGTTGTCGCAAAACACAAAATCACTATGTGCGGGCTTTCATCAATCGCGGCTTTGTTGTTCATGAAACATTTTGACAAGCCAAAACTGTTGAAACACGCAACAAGCGGTGATGTCACAAAAGACACAGCACAGGTAGTTGGTTATGCGAGTTTTATCTGCGAACCAGCTTGA
- the murJ gene encoding murein biosynthesis integral membrane protein MurJ → MTQMLKYGTLFAIATLISRVTGLLRDVLLAHKFGAGIEFDAYVIAISFPFLLRRAFAEGAMTSAFVPLYNEKNKSNEFASSVITVLGIVTVSLTVLVEIFPGIVPTLLSGGANEQTRVLVLLLARISMPFIVFIFLWAVLYAIQNSYNIFFIPALSPTLMNIGVILGTLSADIFNTKIIGPTLGFTLGGLFMFISLVPASKRVGFKYKPSFAGIQEFLKLFFPALLAMTVSEFNVLIDVNVASLLGPGNVSAMQYANRFYQLPFGVFGVAMATVVLPMMVNESEKFEKHLFDSVKLSLFLTVPSMLGLMILSKRLIILVYQHGAFTYQDTLRTSIVLFYYSIGLPLYSIMAVLSRACHARKDMKTPFKATLVSFIVNGILDFTLGLTIGVAGIALATSIAGFCGMMYLVYKVKPKFDTLHLLKITLASIVMVCTILIASTYSNSRLFTILLVLFGIAVYMLMCRLLKVPELRELFKLVRR, encoded by the coding sequence ATGACACAGATGTTGAAGTATGGTACTCTTTTTGCCATAGCTACTTTGATCTCTCGAGTAACTGGTCTGTTGAGAGATGTGTTGCTTGCACATAAATTCGGTGCAGGTATAGAATTTGATGCTTATGTGATTGCGATTTCCTTCCCATTTTTGCTTCGCCGGGCTTTTGCCGAAGGTGCCATGACTTCGGCGTTTGTGCCACTGTACAATGAAAAGAATAAAAGTAATGAATTTGCTTCTTCTGTTATCACAGTACTTGGGATTGTGACTGTTTCATTGACTGTTTTAGTTGAGATCTTTCCTGGGATTGTTCCTACTTTGTTGTCGGGTGGCGCCAATGAACAGACCAGAGTCTTGGTATTATTACTTGCAAGAATAAGTATGCCTTTTATAGTTTTCATCTTTTTGTGGGCTGTTTTATATGCCATTCAAAATTCCTATAATATCTTCTTTATACCAGCACTTTCACCAACATTGATGAACATTGGTGTGATCTTAGGGACATTGTCTGCCGATATCTTTAATACTAAGATAATTGGTCCCACTTTGGGTTTTACACTTGGTGGGCTTTTCATGTTCATTTCTTTGGTACCTGCATCAAAAAGAGTTGGTTTTAAATATAAACCGAGCTTTGCGGGTATTCAAGAATTTTTAAAGCTTTTCTTTCCTGCACTCTTGGCGATGACTGTCTCGGAATTCAATGTTTTGATTGATGTGAATGTCGCTTCTTTACTTGGACCAGGCAATGTTTCGGCTATGCAATATGCTAATAGATTCTATCAGTTGCCTTTTGGTGTTTTTGGAGTCGCCATGGCAACTGTGGTCTTACCTATGATGGTGAATGAGTCAGAGAAATTCGAAAAGCATCTCTTTGATTCAGTTAAACTATCTTTATTCTTGACTGTCCCATCCATGTTAGGTTTGATGATTTTGAGCAAAAGACTCATCATTCTTGTTTATCAGCATGGTGCTTTCACATACCAAGACACACTCAGAACCAGCATCGTTCTTTTTTATTATTCGATCGGTCTGCCTCTTTATTCGATCATGGCTGTTCTTTCGCGAGCCTGCCATGCAAGAAAAGATATGAAAACACCATTTAAAGCAACACTCGTTTCATTCATTGTCAATGGTATCTTGGATTTCACGCTGGGTTTGACCATTGGTGTGGCTGGGATAGCACTGGCAACGTCCATTGCAGGCTTTTGTGGTATGATGTATCTTGTCTATAAAGTAAAACCAAAGTTCGATACACTTCATTTGCTAAAGATAACCCTTGCCTCTATTGTAATGGTTTGTACCATATTAATCGCATCGACTTACAGTAATTCGCGTCTTTTCACCATTTTACTTGTTCTGTTTGGCATAGCTGTTTACATGTTAATGTGTAGATTACTTAAAGTCCCAGAACTCAGAGAGCTTTTCAAGCTGGTTCGCAGATAA
- a CDS encoding tripartite tricarboxylate transporter TctB family protein yields MAVKKSDLVNGLLIVILGLVFYISTLKIKPAKLGLSPADFPRLITIAMMICGVALVLKSFLSKSSSKKEIDFGFIKKFVALIVVFIVYVWLLNKIGFLYLTPFFVFGTAYIFGMKKIYVNILLSIGTTVVVYYIFSRVFLVPLPDFSL; encoded by the coding sequence ATGGCAGTCAAGAAGTCTGATCTTGTTAATGGTTTGTTGATAGTCATTTTGGGGTTGGTATTCTACATCAGTACTCTGAAGATAAAGCCTGCTAAATTGGGATTGAGTCCTGCGGATTTTCCAAGACTTATCACGATTGCGATGATGATTTGCGGTGTGGCGCTTGTTTTGAAAAGTTTTTTGTCAAAGAGTTCTTCTAAGAAAGAAATCGATTTTGGTTTCATAAAAAAATTCGTCGCACTTATTGTGGTGTTCATCGTATATGTGTGGTTACTAAATAAGATTGGTTTCTTATACCTAACACCTTTTTTCGTATTTGGAACGGCGTACATTTTTGGAATGAAAAAAATCTATGTGAATATCTTACTGAGTATTGGTACGACAGTTGTTGTTTATTATATTTTCTCGAGAGTTTTTCTTGTTCCTCTACCTGATTTTTCTCTCTAA
- a CDS encoding tripartite tricarboxylate transporter substrate binding protein — protein MKNRFFALVLLIALIVPFMGLAADFPTKPVTIIVPWSAGGATDLIFRAIASVFPKYANGQPLVVNNIPGAGAVTGVMEFLKAKPDGYTLLSFATPIVTKIHWSEVKFTIDDFVTVINIVNDPSYILVRADSPYKTLSDLVEAARKNPETITMGNGGAGGGNHLVAVAFEEFVGVKFIHVPHSGGGPAVTALLGGHVDCVMAAAPEGMSNVQNGDLRVLAVMGPSRLSIFPDAPTALEQSYDFRLGMWRGVAVQRGTPLETIKALHDIFYKCMNDPEFLAKAKELGSVLAYMDSATFQNFARQQSQFWENLMKSKKLGEKYGQ, from the coding sequence ATGAAAAACAGGTTCTTCGCATTAGTTCTTTTGATCGCCTTGATAGTTCCATTTATGGGATTGGCTGCGGATTTTCCAACAAAACCCGTGACGATCATTGTCCCATGGTCTGCTGGTGGAGCAACTGATTTGATCTTCCGAGCCATTGCTTCGGTTTTTCCAAAATACGCGAATGGTCAGCCACTTGTAGTGAACAACATACCTGGTGCCGGTGCGGTGACAGGTGTCATGGAATTTTTGAAGGCAAAGCCAGATGGGTACACGCTACTTTCTTTCGCAACGCCTATTGTCACAAAGATTCACTGGAGCGAAGTCAAATTCACCATTGATGATTTTGTCACAGTAATCAATATCGTCAACGATCCAAGTTATATATTGGTGAGGGCTGATTCACCATACAAAACACTTAGTGATCTTGTCGAGGCAGCCCGGAAAAATCCCGAGACGATCACCATGGGTAATGGTGGTGCCGGTGGAGGTAACCATCTTGTCGCGGTGGCATTTGAAGAATTTGTTGGTGTCAAATTCATACATGTTCCACACAGTGGAGGAGGTCCAGCAGTTACAGCACTTCTCGGTGGACATGTTGATTGTGTGATGGCGGCGGCTCCAGAAGGAATGTCGAATGTTCAAAATGGTGATTTGAGAGTTCTCGCAGTTATGGGACCATCAAGACTCAGTATCTTCCCAGATGCACCTACGGCATTAGAACAAAGTTATGACTTCAGACTTGGTATGTGGCGTGGTGTTGCAGTACAAAGGGGAACACCATTAGAAACCATCAAGGCACTTCACGATATCTTCTACAAGTGTATGAATGACCCTGAGTTTCTCGCAAAAGCTAAAGAACTTGGTAGTGTCTTGGCTTACATGGACTCTGCAACATTCCAAAATTTTGCAAGACAGCAAAGCCAGTTCTGGGAAAATCTCATGAAATCCAAAAAACTCGGTGAAAAGTACGGCCAGTGA
- a CDS encoding type II secretion system protein GspD — MKKTLALILVLLIAIAYGAQITSIGPSFQDGQVIFRIDTDASLTKDNIFVEKNAAGSLVSIHLKNVNLANSPFFLPVAYGPVDSLRAIGTYQGSLVLFQLLIPREPSIEIAGKTLKVAFKGSDKRIDLALTEGSNLETAVKFLSEELNLNVVLSDTVKTAKLALKLSNITPEEALRNLLLTIKIGTEPLAYSYMPDGTLHIGTKKEISQRFAQFWGIYEVSEDIVQKIEKILSPTTIMTYLPNKALLFVYGDIYEQELISKILSVAPPSVTREITVSVPVEDVSRLLTSLKNVYTFEFNLLEGLDKFIITGDSKTVQTVVNYIMQLEERFKKTKIELPTDQATKTTETQTQSKQLKVIYPQEASRILENIGLQVIELPFGVLEIKGSEIQLQLAEAVLRDLGFTEQIQVEPLNIPKPIQEKVISALSTVFGVPISRFVDLQDGLFIIAPLEIRNAIRSIASELTRFYYTLKQSEVFFLNDEQTATQVSQILNQIYGIESITVQNILKVTGSEEDLNKTKTFLKTFVKDRLIRTVNVAFDDQTYTEVKTLIESTFDVRIEANLKSLRRVIISSYNQENLQKAIEELQKIYSLITPIVPQKVVKLIPIVQKLSFEDAKLMLSKLYEIELEKTELFYIITGTEEKIREASDFLEGIRKSLQEEETYTIVRVPEDFALKDISDILSKIAQINIYTADQIMILHGEKKAIEKAQILLDEIQSVLPKIKPEESKPELVARVLEYKEEIPVDEFQSFLQSIGNTVKISAYPKLGIIVISGPSLDVEKAILEYEKFSEKLKQKAEILKAETQPIQVRKNSDGTVSIVCDDKSLKEVITAVAQTLEVSLIFVSTPSENITMNVSSMNWEQFKKLIQEQYGYSFVETDSATVFIKPKVEVVVDRTLEQKFIYNLPHNLDKVKSMVEFYGGKVYVDDLKDLIIITGLNAEAKERVEQLMVDISKPLKQVEIEARLIDRSLLDSLERSFSFGFSLAGTDTSVSLTDGTLNITTNVINMFDYQQLLSLIPKASLSVNANLSDSNTLNSLLASPRIVTSSGQEARILIGDRIPYQTVDAEGNVTVNFLDTGIELKITPYVRMDNTIELSVFTKVSKATYYPNIDIPGESTREAQTKVIIKNGDTLVIGGLIRETDEQTHSKVPILGDLPFIGQLFRTKTDEKDKRELIIFITAKVIEQ, encoded by the coding sequence ATGAAGAAAACCCTTGCATTAATCCTGGTGCTGCTCATAGCAATCGCATACGGAGCACAGATTACAAGTATCGGCCCAAGTTTTCAAGATGGGCAGGTGATTTTTCGCATCGATACCGATGCAAGCCTTACCAAAGATAACATCTTTGTTGAGAAAAATGCTGCCGGTTCTCTTGTTTCGATACATCTCAAGAATGTGAACTTGGCAAATTCCCCTTTCTTTTTACCAGTTGCCTATGGGCCTGTTGATTCACTCAGAGCTATTGGTACATACCAAGGTTCATTGGTTCTATTTCAATTGCTGATACCAAGAGAACCATCAATAGAGATCGCTGGAAAAACACTGAAGGTGGCATTTAAAGGCTCTGATAAACGCATAGATCTTGCTCTAACTGAAGGAAGCAATCTTGAAACTGCTGTGAAGTTTCTTTCCGAAGAACTCAATTTGAACGTTGTTTTATCTGACACGGTAAAAACTGCCAAATTGGCTTTAAAACTTTCAAACATAACACCTGAAGAAGCTTTGAGAAATTTACTTTTGACCATTAAAATAGGTACAGAACCGCTGGCTTATAGTTATATGCCTGATGGTACACTTCACATAGGAACGAAAAAAGAAATCTCACAGAGATTTGCCCAATTCTGGGGTATCTACGAAGTCAGTGAAGATATCGTTCAAAAGATAGAAAAAATCCTTTCTCCAACGACGATCATGACCTACCTTCCTAACAAAGCTCTGTTGTTCGTGTATGGTGACATCTACGAGCAAGAACTCATCTCCAAAATTCTTTCTGTTGCTCCCCCTTCTGTGACAAGAGAAATAACTGTTTCTGTTCCAGTAGAAGATGTCTCAAGACTCCTCACTTCACTGAAGAATGTCTACACCTTTGAATTCAATTTGCTCGAAGGCCTTGATAAATTTATAATCACAGGAGACTCAAAAACAGTTCAAACTGTCGTGAACTATATCATGCAATTGGAAGAAAGGTTTAAAAAGACAAAAATAGAGTTACCTACCGATCAAGCCACAAAGACAACAGAAACTCAAACTCAATCAAAGCAGCTCAAAGTGATCTATCCACAGGAAGCATCGAGAATATTGGAAAATATAGGACTTCAAGTGATAGAACTACCTTTTGGCGTTTTGGAAATCAAGGGTTCAGAGATTCAATTACAACTTGCAGAAGCAGTTCTACGCGACTTAGGTTTCACAGAGCAAATTCAGGTAGAACCACTCAATATTCCAAAACCCATCCAGGAAAAAGTCATCTCGGCTCTCAGCACAGTTTTTGGTGTCCCAATATCGAGGTTTGTTGATCTGCAGGATGGCTTGTTTATAATAGCTCCGTTAGAGATAAGAAATGCCATCAGAAGTATTGCATCTGAATTGACTCGTTTTTATTACACACTAAAACAATCCGAAGTCTTCTTTTTGAATGACGAACAGACCGCAACACAGGTATCACAAATATTGAATCAAATATATGGAATAGAGAGTATTACAGTTCAAAACATCCTAAAGGTCACAGGATCAGAAGAAGATCTGAACAAAACCAAAACCTTCTTAAAGACTTTTGTCAAAGATAGGCTTATAAGGACTGTGAATGTTGCATTCGATGATCAGACTTACACTGAAGTTAAAACCTTGATTGAGAGTACATTTGATGTTCGAATTGAAGCAAATCTGAAATCCCTCAGAAGAGTTATAATCAGCTCTTATAACCAGGAAAATCTACAAAAAGCCATCGAGGAGCTACAAAAAATTTATTCATTAATCACACCAATCGTTCCTCAGAAAGTAGTGAAGCTTATACCAATAGTGCAAAAATTGAGTTTTGAAGATGCAAAGTTGATGCTTTCAAAACTCTATGAAATCGAGCTTGAAAAGACAGAACTATTCTACATAATCACAGGTACAGAAGAGAAGATAAGAGAAGCAAGTGATTTCTTGGAAGGAATCAGAAAATCCCTTCAAGAAGAAGAAACATACACTATAGTCCGTGTCCCGGAAGATTTTGCATTAAAAGACATATCAGACATATTGAGCAAGATAGCACAGATAAATATCTATACAGCAGATCAGATAATGATATTACACGGTGAAAAAAAGGCAATAGAAAAAGCACAGATTTTGTTGGACGAGATTCAATCTGTTCTACCCAAGATAAAACCAGAAGAATCAAAGCCGGAATTAGTAGCAAGAGTCCTTGAGTACAAAGAAGAAATCCCCGTTGATGAATTTCAGAGTTTTCTACAATCAATCGGTAATACGGTGAAGATAAGTGCATATCCAAAACTTGGTATCATCGTGATTTCAGGTCCATCTTTAGATGTTGAAAAAGCAATCTTAGAGTATGAAAAATTCTCTGAAAAATTAAAACAAAAGGCAGAAATACTGAAGGCAGAAACTCAACCTATTCAGGTGAGAAAAAACAGCGACGGTACAGTATCAATAGTTTGTGATGACAAATCTTTGAAAGAAGTGATAACTGCTGTTGCTCAAACATTAGAAGTATCTTTGATATTTGTGAGTACACCATCTGAAAACATAACAATGAATGTTTCCTCAATGAACTGGGAACAGTTCAAAAAATTAATTCAAGAGCAGTATGGTTATTCGTTCGTTGAAACAGATAGTGCTACAGTCTTCATAAAACCAAAAGTTGAAGTAGTCGTCGATCGAACTTTAGAGCAAAAATTCATTTACAACTTACCTCATAACCTTGATAAAGTTAAATCCATGGTCGAATTTTATGGTGGCAAAGTTTACGTGGACGATCTGAAAGATTTGATCATCATAACTGGTTTGAACGCTGAGGCAAAGGAACGCGTTGAACAATTGATGGTAGATATCTCAAAACCTTTGAAACAAGTGGAGATCGAGGCGCGGTTGATAGACAGATCTTTGCTTGACAGTCTTGAAAGATCATTCTCTTTTGGATTCAGTTTGGCTGGAACAGATACAAGCGTCAGTCTAACCGATGGAACACTCAATATCACGACAAACGTCATAAACATGTTCGATTATCAACAACTACTATCACTCATACCAAAAGCCAGTCTCTCTGTAAATGCCAATTTGAGCGACTCAAACACCTTGAACAGCTTGCTTGCAAGTCCAAGAATTGTAACAAGTAGTGGACAAGAAGCAAGGATATTGATTGGAGACAGAATACCATATCAAACAGTTGATGCAGAAGGTAATGTTACTGTGAATTTCTTAGATACTGGTATTGAGCTTAAGATAACTCCATATGTGCGAATGGATAATACTATTGAACTTTCTGTTTTTACCAAGGTGAGTAAAGCGACCTATTATCCAAATATAGATATACCCGGTGAGAGCACACGCGAAGCACAGACAAAAGTAATCATTAAGAATGGAGATACATTAGTAATCGGTGGTTTGATCAGAGAAACGGATGAACAAACTCATTCAAAGGTACCCATTCTTGGAGATCTACCTTTCATCGGACAGTTGTTCAGAACGAAGACCGACGAAAAAGATAAACGTGAATTGATAATCTTCATAACAGCAAAGGTGATTGAACAATGA
- a CDS encoding type II secretion system F family protein, giving the protein MAFYKYIAVDRTGKKVKGVLEADSESQLIDLLKKRQYAVLSVEQTGSRKEHAFFGISLAELVIFSRQLSTMVSAGVRIKDALAILSNQVVFSSRFRKTINHLVVSLEAGSTFSEALRNEKVFDSIFINLVSAGEEGGVLDKSLEKAADFYESSKRLQDEVKSAMAYPIFVLVFAIGVIFIISFYILPRLISAFGSIPTSGIISFLMNVNKFLSNHWLGSLIAAIFVVIGLVIFMKTRFSAYVKEFFSTLFPPAAKLRNMMGIERFCRTLSVLTGSGVLLTKAVEMAAAASNSPRVIKRSKQVSERVKEGASLRQAMIEAGIFPQIVYELVGTGEETGKLEEVLAKVADFYEDQVRVGVKKLVSLIEPMLIAGVGGFIAFMAFTMYSTIFQLQQTIGR; this is encoded by the coding sequence GTGGCCTTTTACAAATACATTGCCGTTGACAGAACAGGTAAGAAAGTCAAAGGTGTTTTAGAAGCTGACAGCGAGTCACAACTCATAGATCTACTGAAGAAAAGACAATATGCAGTCTTAAGTGTTGAACAAACAGGTTCAAGAAAAGAACACGCGTTTTTTGGTATATCACTTGCCGAATTGGTGATTTTTTCAAGGCAACTTTCAACTATGGTGAGTGCAGGAGTGAGAATCAAAGACGCACTGGCAATTTTATCAAACCAGGTAGTTTTTTCGAGTAGATTTCGTAAGACCATAAATCACCTTGTTGTTTCATTGGAAGCTGGTTCGACCTTTTCTGAAGCCTTGAGAAACGAGAAAGTCTTTGATTCGATCTTCATAAACCTGGTTTCTGCGGGAGAAGAAGGTGGTGTACTCGATAAATCACTCGAAAAGGCTGCTGATTTTTATGAGTCCTCCAAACGTTTACAAGATGAAGTTAAATCTGCCATGGCTTATCCAATATTTGTCTTGGTGTTTGCAATAGGTGTGATATTCATCATATCGTTTTATATACTGCCGAGATTGATAAGTGCCTTTGGAAGTATACCGACTTCTGGCATCATAAGTTTTCTCATGAATGTAAACAAATTTTTGAGCAATCATTGGCTTGGCTCATTGATCGCAGCTATCTTTGTGGTCATTGGGCTTGTGATCTTTATGAAAACCAGATTCTCAGCTTATGTGAAGGAGTTTTTCTCTACTCTATTTCCACCAGCTGCTAAACTGCGAAATATGATGGGTATCGAACGCTTCTGTAGGACTCTCTCTGTGCTGACAGGCAGCGGTGTTTTACTGACAAAGGCTGTTGAAATGGCTGCTGCAGCTTCTAACAGTCCACGGGTTATAAAGAGAAGTAAACAAGTAAGTGAAAGAGTTAAAGAAGGCGCGAGTTTGAGACAGGCAATGATAGAAGCAGGGATCTTTCCACAAATTGTTTATGAATTGGTTGGTACAGGAGAAGAAACGGGAAAGCTCGAAGAAGTATTGGCAAAGGTTGCAGATTTTTATGAAGATCAAGTTAGAGTAGGCGTGAAGAAACTGGTGTCTCTGATCGAACCAATGTTAATCGCAGGAGTAGGTGGATTCATAGCCTTTATGGCTTTTACAATGTACAGTACCATCTTTCAATTGCAGCAAACGATAGGAAGGTGA
- a CDS encoding pyridoxal phosphate-dependent aminotransferase, with protein MNISNRAQQAPASPIRRLIPFAEEAAKKGKKIYYLNIGQPDIPTPSIYFEYAEMYKPKVVAYTHSAGLLELREAFTKYYEKFDIHVSSSEIIVTNGGSEAVLFAMAVVADPDDEILVLEPFYANYAGFAAQLGVKLVPVRTYPEDGYSVPKKGAFLEKIGPKTKAIIFSNPCNPTGAVYDEQQLRTIADVAFEKNLCVISDEVYREFAFDGYKAISMMTFDKIIDKTIIVDSISKRYSVCGARIGTFLTKNREFYQAALKFAQARLCPAMTSQYAAIGLLKLDNDYIEQIKKEYENRRDAVYEELKKIEGAVFKKPHGAFYVSVKLPIDNSEKFVKFMLADFEVDGKTTMVSPLDGFYATPNAGLNEIRIAYVLDQEKLRDAVRILSLGLKAYSEKR; from the coding sequence ATGAATATTTCCAACAGGGCACAGCAGGCTCCAGCAAGTCCTATAAGGAGACTGATACCGTTCGCAGAGGAGGCCGCAAAAAAAGGTAAAAAGATTTATTATCTGAACATTGGACAACCCGATATCCCTACACCGAGTATTTATTTTGAGTATGCAGAAATGTATAAACCAAAGGTTGTTGCATACACTCATTCAGCGGGTCTTTTGGAACTCCGTGAAGCCTTCACAAAGTATTACGAAAAATTCGATATACATGTATCTTCCTCTGAGATCATCGTTACAAATGGAGGAAGTGAGGCTGTGTTATTTGCCATGGCCGTTGTTGCAGATCCAGATGATGAGATATTGGTACTTGAACCATTTTATGCCAATTATGCTGGTTTTGCGGCACAACTTGGTGTTAAATTAGTTCCTGTGAGGACCTACCCAGAAGATGGATATTCTGTCCCCAAAAAGGGAGCATTTCTTGAAAAAATAGGACCAAAGACAAAAGCCATTATCTTTTCCAATCCATGTAACCCAACAGGAGCGGTTTATGATGAGCAACAACTTAGAACTATAGCAGATGTGGCATTCGAAAAAAATCTGTGTGTGATCTCTGATGAGGTTTACAGAGAGTTTGCCTTTGATGGATACAAAGCGATATCGATGATGACTTTTGACAAGATTATTGATAAAACAATTATTGTAGACAGTATCTCCAAGAGATATAGTGTGTGCGGTGCAAGAATTGGTACATTCTTGACAAAGAACAGGGAATTTTACCAAGCGGCATTGAAATTTGCTCAAGCGAGATTGTGTCCGGCCATGACATCACAGTATGCAGCGATTGGACTTTTGAAACTCGATAATGATTACATCGAGCAAATCAAAAAAGAGTATGAAAATAGAAGGGACGCCGTCTATGAAGAACTCAAAAAGATAGAAGGAGCAGTCTTCAAAAAACCACATGGAGCCTTCTATGTCTCTGTGAAACTTCCCATAGACAATTCTGAAAAGTTCGTCAAATTCATGTTGGCTGATTTTGAAGTTGATGGCAAGACAACGATGGTGTCACCACTTGATGGTTTCTATGCAACACCTAATGCGGGATTGAACGAAATCAGAATCGCCTATGTACTTGATCAAGAAAAGTTACGTGATGCCGTTAGAATATTGTCTCTTGGTTTAAAAGCATACTCAGAAAAGAGATAA